The Dreissena polymorpha isolate Duluth1 chromosome 9, UMN_Dpol_1.0, whole genome shotgun sequence genome contains the following window.
agttagattttgaaatgatttggtacatttgttcaccatcattggaaggtgtgtcatgcgaaagaagaaAGTCGATAttttcaaggccaaggtcacactttgagttcaaaggtcaaaaatggccatacatgagcttgtccgggccataactatgtcgttcattgtgatgttttaaaatcatttggcacatatgttcaccatcattggacagtgtgtcatgcgaaagaagtaagtcgatatctccaaggtcaaggtcacacttggaattcaaaagtcaaaaatggccataaatgagcttgtcggggccataactatgtcattcattgtgagattttaaaatgactctgatcattaattttgttcacagtttaATAGCGTTGTGATAAATATAGTTGGTCCAGTACTAGGAGTAATTTAAAGCCCCTATAACGCTTAAAATGAACAGAAGTTTCGTAAAATATTgcgtaaaataaacataaacaatcagtagcccttaaagcaatagccgaaatttcaacacgAGATggggtctggtaacatagatttaacacaatactaaatgctttttattgtttgtttgtggtacaatatattcaacacatgttcatgttcccagcgatttttttccttctttataaagtaccggtaaacggcactttcccaattttatttttggaaaatgcaacatttaattaGTTTCCtttgcagctctatggcttgaccctaggtaaatataatattgacagcttgaaaacacttagttatcaatttaaaagtatttgggagcaaaatatcaaatacaccaatttcccaatttgaggttttcacgacttgatttttcccaattttgagattttcacgactcgatttttcgcaattggaccggtacgggtacttttcccaattggacaaaaaaaatcgctgtgtTCCATTTTAGTGTTCCCATGTCGTATGCATAGATATTGTTGcggtaaattaaaatggaatattttgtgccacacaaaaataaaaaagagcattttttaTCTTGTAAAATCTAAGTTACCAGAAcatatctagcgttgacattttggcaattgctataaggaTCACTGATTGTCTATGATTGTCTAAGTGTTAAATTTATTCTACGAAATAAAAATTTCCGTTTATTTTGAGCACTATAGGGGCTTTAAATCAATTAAAGCGGCCCTCACCAAGTGTACTGTTATGGCCTTAATTAACTAGTGCATAACGGGCAGGATAAAACTGAATGCAAATACAGGAAACAATCCAATCATATAATTGACGCAAAGTCAATGAGACGCCaaattatgtggcgtctcatcagagtctatgctgtttgcttaaatgaatttctgtgagaaatgtttttaaattataaataaatataccagacatctctaattttggaaataaattgatccaatttagaaggatgggagagtccactcggcataaatgggtaaacctatttattttagcttgatttcaTAGAAAGCATaacgcttattgaaatgctctggAGTtggtttcctgggtagaaccagtatgtGGTGTCTTTGCGGGAGATCTAAAGAGGGCTCCAACAGTGGGGATGAAAACCATGACTTCCCAGTTGCTAGACATACACCATATCGACTACCCCACAGCAGCCAGGGCTATGTTGAAGAGCTTTATTTCACTGTTTCAGGTCAGTGTTATAACCTGGAGAAGGACTCTGTGCCTGGGGTGTCAATTGATCTGGAGTGTAACCTGGCCAGCATGGATACCCTGGAGTTTGTGCTGGTCCGAGAAAACCGTAAGACTTTCAAAAACATAttagccacgctctgggaaaacggggcttaatgcatgtcttgaagtgtagtctcagattagcctgagcagtctgctaatgctcatcagggacaacactttcagtttgttatgtttttggtTGTAATGAATtcttttcttaatgaaaatccagttgagaTGAAaagcagtctgcactggctaatcagggacgacactttccgcttttttgattttttttttaaagaaagtctttagAAAATGAAAATCCTGTcaaggcggaaagcgtcgtccttgatttgccagtgcagactgcatagactaatctggCACGATACTATACGCACTTGCATAaaaccccgtttttccagagcgaggctcatgtgTCGTGTAGCAACAGTTGTGCGATAGCCTTCTGATATAATcttttttgtgactcttaatgTTTGGACActgaacaaataaaaatatattgtaatttgcgcaaaatcatagataatattAGATAATGTTAAATGTAAGAACACTGTATTGATTTAACATTTGTTATCCATAAACAGATATCAGTAGGGTTTTAGAAATGATAgaattcatatttattgttttatgctcATACCATCGCTCATTGTAAGAAACAAACACCAAGAACCAGTATGGTGTCTGATTCAAAGAATCAATATGTTGTGTCTACAAACGTTTCTCACCTTTCTGCCGCCACAGGTTCCTGAGGTGAAGCCTAAGAAGTGGACAATGATAAGTCTTTGTTTTTGGAAaattgggctcaatgcatgtgcataaagtgtcgtccaagataagtgTGTGCAGTCTGAGGAGAGCTTTCCTCTTTTATAGAATCTTAtgttttaaatgaagtcttttctttccagttaaggccgaaagtgtcatccctgattagcctgtgcggactgcaaaggcttatcagggacaactttaCGCCAATGCATTTAACCCTTAACTCACAGAACAGGGCTCATGTGTGACAGTGTGTTATGTCTACAAACGTTTCTCGCCTTCCCCTTGTCCACAGGTTCCCGAGGTGACGCCACAGAAATTGACAATGGCAGGTCCTCAGAGATGGCCAAGTCCCTCACGAGTCACCACTACAAGTCCTACCTGGTCAGCATGGTGCACAAACTGAGGACCAACACAGAGGTGCAGTTAGGTGAGGCATTTACAGCTTGCGCTAGGGATTAGGGATTCTCATTCTTGgaaatctgggctaaatgcatgtgcatagtgttgtcccagattagcctttaaagtccaaacaggctaatcagggacaacacttttcgctttaacttgatttttcgctaagaagatactttctttaagtGAAAAATATCTCAAAAGTCGAAAttgttgtccatgataagcctgtgcggactgcaattatacccagatttcccagaatgcACAAACTGAGGACCAACAGGAGGTGCAGCTCTGTACGACATTTATGCCATCTTATTTTCTCCTTTCCCATGTCAATATTTTACGCGTTTATAGAATTTTTGGTttcaaggaagtttcttctaGACTAAGCAAACAACTTGTCCATGGGGAAAGTGTCGCccatgataagcatgtgcaaactgcattaagccccattttcccagattctTTGGTTACAAAGCTAACAAATTTGAAATCctatcaaaatacatgttgtatgccccgttattatttaaatgcatatattattAGTTGATAAAACAGGATGGCGGTGTTTGTACCTTTAAATTACGTGGGTATTCCATGCTTGTGGTGATCTGTATATTATCTGCTGAGTCTTGTCACTTGTGCATGTGCCTTAAGTTCAGTCctcacagactaatcaaggacaacactgtcAACCTTAGCTTGGTCGCTGAGAAGAgacttaaaagaaaaaaactaaaaaaagcaGAAAAAGGCGTCTGTGATTAGccttggacgacattttacgcaaatgcattaagtccagatttcccagaacgctTCTCTGTTCAATTCTTGGGTTGATGTTCCAGGGATAAGCGGAGAAAAGGTAGACATAGACCCTGTGGTAAGCAAAAGCAGTGCGAGAATCTTCCGACAGAAGGCGGTTACCTATGACGCTGATAATATTGCATCATGTGATATCTTTGAGGCGAAAAATGGTGGTAATTTACTGATTGTTTGGATTTTGGTTTTCAGGCTCGACAGATTATGAGCAGACTTGCATAATAAACTATATAGATGAACAGGCATGCATTTGTAAACAATCTGAGGTAATTTTTGCAACGATTGTTTCTATCCCTACACACAAACTGTTTCTTGAAAGTACCACTGCACTTTTTAACATACAAGATTCAAACATGCATGCATTCTTCCTTATTAAATGAGCGTGTGTATGAGTAATTGTCACCGCCCTCTGTTAAAAATTGCTCAAGTTATGCCCCCTTTTAAAATTATAGCTTTTATATCATGTTTATTATGACTTGTAtggtgctgttttgtactgttagggcaatcggtcacttgccttaaataaaggaccaactaattgtttttaatgaaaattcaatactgctccagcagctggagtttcacttctttatattgagtaaaACTTTATCAGGGGTATACGTTACTACTCTGACAAGCTCAATTCTACTCTGACATGTCATCGGCTCATTGCTTTgatcatgatggtgatggtgttggtgatggtaatgatggtggtgatgatgataataatgttggtgatggtaatgatgatggtggtgttgatgatgatggatTGGTGACAGTGGTGGTGAGTTTTATGGTTTTGGgggtgatgctgatgatgattgtggtggtggtggtagtgatgatgaagaagattatCATGATAGTggatatgataatgatgatggtggtggttgtagtgatggtgatgatgatggtggtggttgtagtgatgatgattatgatgatggaaGTGGTTgtagtgatggtgatgatgatggtggtggttgtagtgatggtgattatgattatgatgatggtggtggttgtagtgatgatgattatgatgattatataCAACAATGATGATAGTCTTACAACACTCCAACTCCATTAGGCCTTCATATATATTTCCGCAAGCCTCTTATAGCTAAGAAACTCGTTACAACTTCAACAGAACAATCACAAGATATTCTTTTCATCCATACATATTATATCTCTGTTTCTGTTGTGCAGGTAAATCAGTGTTCCGTCTTGCCTACTTCAATGGGCACGAGTTCAAACACCGCGACTTTGAGGCAGACACTGCAGTGTGTTATGAGATTGCACTGAAGTTTAACAACATACTGGAGCTCAGGTTGAGTCCTGTAGGGAAGGAATACGTTGCCAACAGAGACAAGAAGTTTATGAAGAAGCGGGATTCTTTATTGATGTGAAacttaaatactgtttattgttTAATCATTAGTATTAATGGGAAATTATTTTCGTTGCTTTTGTGGGTTGACCAATCCACAAacttaacacaaatacatttgtaaaatggCTTAGGCAAATTCTTGCTTTTTTCCGAAATCAGAAATCAATGGTTTACGTGTCCATACAAGTCTTTTTTTTAAACCACGAATTGAATGCCAACGAATGTAAATGATTTTGAAGTTCTTTGAAGGTGGAAATGTCTTCTTTGCtacaatacttttttaatttgttttaaatggtttgCTTTTCTACAGCCCATTTAATTGTAACCAGGAATGCCTATTAGAATGTCTTGATTTCCCAATAAAATTTGTTTTGGGGGAATTTTAAACTTTGCCATTTTCTGTACATGTCTAGTCATGTTATGACTTTGAGTTTGTTTTacacttatttatatttataaatattaactgTACTGTTTCAAATCCATAGTCTTATTGAGACATAATCAGCAGCAAAAGCGACAGCAAcaacagaagcagcagcagtagcatccttctcatcatcagtatcatcatcgtcgtcatcatcaacatTCCCATcctcatcaatatcatcattacCTGTGGCAGCTCAAACAATATCAACATCGTCATTGTTGTCGTATTCATTATTGTTCCGTCTGTTTTTCATATTATCATTAAAATCAACATCGTCGGAAACAATTACATTAGGAACAAATGGACTGAAATCCTAACATGTGCATTAGATTATCATTATCATGACAACAACATTAACAATATGAAATGGCATTAAGTCATGATAGACATACGGGAATCATTTAGGAATGTAAACTCTTAGCCTCGTTACAAGAATTGAATACACATTAAAATACTCTGTAACCAGTCAAGTATGCATGCAATCAATTTTGCAGATGCAACATACTGCATACTGTTCGGAAAATGTATCACActtttatacataatatatacacatatatacatatcaaATTGGTGTTATACAGTCACATGTAATACTTTTCTAGTTTATGGTTTGATCTTTAACATAATTGATCGACAATCGCATTGGCATCAGAGTCAATTTActgtaaaaatcaaaatgttgCTGTTCTGTTGTTTAGAtatgtaaaaatgttttcaattattGACACAATCAACAAGTTAATATCAATTGTATGTCGCATGTATCACTTCACTAGGTCAAGGTGGTACATTAATTGATCTGAAGTCCAATTGATATGCGGCATCCGTCAAAAAATGTCAAGTCAGTGTAGACGTTTTTTAAAAACTCCTCATCTATGATATTGTtaacataatcaccatcatcagcaACACTGTCACGTACAGACCAGGCAGCAGAAGACCGATAGTCGGTGTTAGGTGTCCGGTCATAAATTCTAAATCGTTTCACTTCAACGTGCTCTAGAGCGTCAAGTTCCTGTTGGATGGGAATGTATTCCTCTGGTGGAATCTTATTGATCACGAGATAATCCTCAATTTTAAAACAAGCGAATTCCAACCTACACTCAAGTGATTGAGTGCATGCAGACAGTTTGTTCATCAGGTGGCGAAGTTCTGATGGAGACAATCTATCATAACAGGCAGTCAAATACTTCAATGATGGAGGAAGCTGTAGGTCGATATATTCATGTGAAATAGAATACACTGCAAGCGTTTCCAGCTGTGAGAGGTATGTTAGTGACAGTACATGAGGTACATTATGATCATGCAGTCTCAGATGCTTTACATTCAGACCGTGCAGAGTCTCCCCTAGACCAGGAATATCTCTATAAACAGTGagtgtacatgtattgtttacatCCGTTATTATTGATGCATCTACTACTGGATACTCCATAAACTCCATAAATGAAACGTACAACGAGAGATTACACATCACCTTATGATCGAGTGTCAACATCGTGCTTAACAGACTGCGTAGCCAGGTGGAGTCATTGAGTtcacttttaaatattaaataaatgtattctaTGGACTGGAGTACTGGAGTATAGTCTGCACATGTCACTGGATCAGCACCGTTAAGTAGACACCATGTATGAACGACACTGTTGAAATCAAACCCTAGCAATTCAATGTGAGTAAGTTTGTTAAGTATGAGAAGCGGTTTCGGTAACACTTTCACATCATTGCTGATAGTTAAAGAATTTAAATTTTCGAACAGTGACAAATCAAGTCCATCATATGTTGTAAGTATTTCAATACGTTGAAGAGTCTTATAATTATTAAGAGAGAGTGGTAATAAAGTTACTTTATGGTTAAGATTAATTGATTGTATGTGTTCACAATGTGACAAGTCGAGCGCTTCACATTTACAATCTATCTCCAGATGTGTCAACTTCTTCAGTCCCACCAGCGCATGTGGTTGCAATGTATGCATAGAATTATAGTGTACATAACATCGGAGCTTTAGCCGTTCAAGGTTGTGACACGATGACAAGGCGATCTCGATACCAGATTCAGACGATCTGAATTGTTCCTCGTCGTCTCGTGTAGAGACGCCATGATCCTTACGTGCAGGTAAGGCAACAGGTCCAGGTCCCTGACAACGGGAAGACGACGCGTCTTGTGAACGTATTGTTACAGgtttgttgtcaatggaaacacaTAAAGATCGAGCCCGTGAAGTGTTCAGTGCCCAGATCTGGATTAAATCTTTGGCATCATCACTGTTGTCGAATTTAAAGTGACTCAGATGTAGGTGTATTGGAGTGTTCTTGTTGGCTACAGCCTCCCTATAACCCGAGAGGATGCAGTTTTGGAAAGAATCGTCAAACTTGCTATTAAAGTCAAGCTCATCCTGGAAAGAATCGTCAAACTTGCTATTAAAGTCAAGCTCATTCATGAGTGTAGATAGTTTATTCGCTGCAGAAATGTTGAAGCCACACAGGAATATAAATATTTGAGATATGTCAAGATATGAATTGTCATGGCATTTGAGATACCCGGAAATGACGCCATCAATTACGTCTGCATTCATATGGATATGAAAAGCAGTGAGGAATTCCTGGATTGTTTTATGGACAAACGACACTGTCTGATCAGTACGTTTTTTACCTTTTCTTTCAGATAATAATCCTGAATCTAGTGCGAACTGCTTTGCAGTTTCAGGCAAATGAGCCCTCAAGTCTATGTCGCTGAACACGAGTGAtgattcttttttatttgaaaacaaaaatgagaacGCAGCTTTGGCTATAGCATCTATATGTTCCATGTTTGGTTTAACATACTCCGTGAGAGAAAAACAGTTTACTGGTAATGGGTGGTATCGATCGAAATAACCAGTTTGTGAGTTAGCTTTTATACACATATTATCAAGCATAGTAGTGTACAGTTCACACAGTGACGATCCGGTAAGACGTTTCGCTCCATCATCAACCCACGTACAAAGGACAAGAGTGTTCAGCATAGGCGAAGATGATATCGACTCAAGGTTGTGACTGTGGAGGAATTTTTCAAACAGCTTCACGCTTTCTTTGATGTCATTTGATTCGTCAAGTAGGCatcttaatatattttcattgaattctttAGGATTGCTTATACCCTCTAGACCCAACAAAATGTCAATTTGTAAATTGCTGATACGTTTATCAGCCAGTTTCCATGGTCTAGAAGTTGTCAGTACAATGCACTGGTCCTTAGGAATTCCGTCCATGACAGGCAGAGATTCTATACATGGCCACTCATCCAAACCGTCTTGAATGATTAGATacattacatttttcaatatttttaagacCAGTTTGTACGCACTCTCCCATTCGTCTTCCGGATACATTTTGTGGATGAGCTGGGTTTCTATCATGCGAGTTACATGTGTCTGTTCTCTCGAATCGCGCAACGAGATGAAAACCAGAACCCTGAATTTCTGAAGGGTATCAACGTCACCAAACATCTTTTGTTCTTTTGTAGATTTCACGATCGGCGCATGCACATTACACCAATCGTGAACTAATTTGGTAGCAAAATACGATTTTCCGCTGCCAGGCTCACCTTGTAAATATATACGGCTTAACCCTCCGGAAAAGCAATCGctgtatttgtgtatttgttcTTGTTGCACGCGTTTACCATCTTTTTCGATTTTCATCTTGTGTATTTTTTGAGTGGCATAGATGTCTTGTATTCGTTTATTGAGACTGGTGTCTAATGTGGACAGGGGTACGCAGATTACACTGTGACGGTAATGGTCTATCAATCGCCTGAGAAGATCTGAAATAATAatgaagctcaataacaaaggaTTACGTTATTGGACGTTCATCCTTATAACAAATGTGTTGAGCAATTTGCATTATGATTGGACCAAACATGACATTGTGTCTCCTAGAGTGTTAAAACGGCTATTAACCTGAAACCATTTTAAACTAAGCCTATATACAAAAAAGATCAATGTTCTGGCCAAATTTGATGAACTAGTGAATTCTAGAGTGTAAAGAagtgttttttcctttttatcaAACTTTTGACCGCGCGTGATTCCGGTTCAAACTCCAGGCCGAGATTATACTGGgaataatgttctgaccaagtttcatgaagattggacaatgaatgtggcctctagagtgttaacaccgCATACATTATAAGTTTACGATAGATGGCGGATGATTCGCGGCAGATGACGGACACAAAGTGATCACAAAGCTTCCATTTAGCACATGTTTTATTCCGGAGACTCtcaaagttacattttattttttctctGAACCAGTGTATCGCACGttgaatgattaatttaaattagggatgcaagaggttacaaaaatcattaacaggttaaccttttgccgtaaccggttattaaccggttaaccgaagcACATGaagtaataataatgattaagAGTAAGtaaaaatgtcataccgctcgaaccgcactatagaaacaaaagtaatttcagATTTGACAACGCTTGCGTTTataacatgccagtttcgtaataaaatgtattatatatataatttttcctACGTAAATGCAttggagaaaaaaaaatgaaaaactacAATATCTTCATTTTCACGtgtcattaacttatttttggttgggccgcttttATTACGttcgctcacaaaaatggtgtgttcctttgttcagtcggttttaatttttgaaactcaaattgacTTCATATTCAAATCATTTTTTTCCTTCCAGTGAGACGTAAAGTGGGTGGTTCAACGAACCCAcatctcttcttattcgataattgcatatttgttgtttgcattttagcgtctGTTGCCGAAGTATTATCGTTTGatattcattatacattttaaaaatgagGGTAAAAAAGGACACTAATTGAAATTTAATAACTTATATAATCAGTATACGtatttaatagcgaagtaactaagtattatgatctcaaatacttacagttacgtatgtttgttaacgtaccatagcgcgcaaattttaagcaattacacaaaAGATAAATGTaacggttttattttttaaatatttttaattgatgtttaattatttaataagttaataatttactttcttaaataaaacttacattggacggtaatggtggaatcgTTGGTTGTAAATTATACTAATAATATTATATTCTGATAAAGAAATACGCCGTAAACTCGACAAAATTTCAACAacgaatgcaattcttgataaaattgttactaataaacacggtattttcgaGAGCAATCTGTgatggatattggttaacaaaacatcaaaataagccttCCAATGTATCAACTGATTTTTATCGCGTGTTCGATTAAGTGTAAATAAAGTCTTCGCTAATAGCTCGcactccccgcagttcgctagttacaTTTTCTcgagtcaaacaaaacaataggGCCAATTATCAAAATGTTACCCctttttgttatcacaaaggtattgatttattgctttattactttgattgctgacacgttatttattaccgtcgatggtgcggcatgttgttttaactaatcgccagcgcaagttggcagtatgtcacgcgcaaaaagaaaaattatacgaatttttccatgaaaaaaatataatcaattacTTTTTCCCATGTTAACGTTTTCcggaaaatgtaaccggttaactgatcGTTTCGGTAGGtaaaccggttaacctcttgcatccctaatttaAATCCCATGTCTACCATTTACTTACATATACAGGTAAAGACAATCAAATGGATAACACTGTTTTAATGAGCTtttaacatacaatgtatacaattcacaaaatactcaatacattaaattatttttttcaccaGGAATAATGGTGATACCAGGCATATTTATATGTGAAGCCTGTGTATGATTTGGTGTGTATGTGGAGAATGGCCGTATACATAATGTAATGACCAATCCCCTAAATTAGTTATGTTTCCGGGCCAAGAATCGAGCCTACCGACCCTGATGTATGTGGCTCTGCGCTCTAGCAAGATGTTATTACAATAGCAACACgcttataaaaataaatcatgttgtatccctccgtggtccattcgaaagtagtgcctatttctaaagagatCCTTTTCTCTTCGGGTTTAAAAGCAATTTAGCGATGGCACCCATGCCTTTTGCAATTAATTCCTGCATCctatgtgtgtctgcaacatttcggtgcatttcattggggattacGTTGAAAGATGAACGTTTGGGGTGCTTTTATTGAAGTACGGGGCTTTTGTTGAAATTTCAATTGTTAAACTCTGTTTTCCGAGGGTGCTTGCCTTTGAGCgaatttactttcttagaagttgcgagaccataTATTTTTGAGTGCATTTATTGAAGAGGacag
Protein-coding sequences here:
- the LOC127844958 gene encoding target of rapamycin complex 2 subunit MAPKAP1-like, whose product is MDTLEFVLVRENRSRGDATEIDNGRSSEMAKSLTSHHYKSYLVSMVHKLRTNTEVQLGISGEKVDIDPVVSKSSARIFRQKAVTYDADNIASCDIFEAKNGGKSVFRLAYFNGHEFKHRDFEADTAVCYEIALKFNNILELRLSPVGKEYVANRDKKFMKKRDSLLM